One Rhodothermus sp. genomic region harbors:
- a CDS encoding pitrilysin family protein, whose protein sequence is MAIPEVFSTTGRQVKDFTFVEAAGGIEAYRLDTNDLQVLLMPQNVVPVVAFMITYHVGSRNEPTGLTGATHMLEHLMFKGTERFNKTRGTSVFQVLQRVGAQVNATTWLDRTNYYALLPREHLALAVEIEADRMRGALIRPEDVEAERTVILNEMDRGENDPLRNLYHAVWSVAFVAHPYRHPTIGWRSDVEHMTAEALRHFYDTYYWPNNATVSIIGDFDPETALTLVREHFGSIPRAPQPIPPVWTREPVQRGERRVTVQQAGQLGLVMIAFKAPAGLEPDADALDVLATLLSQGRNSRLYRRLTDAGLTTLVVAANERHCDPSLFYVVARLAPGKTHAEVETVLLEELERVAHEGVAEEEVVRAREQLTALEAYGRDGPFAIAAQLNEAIALGDWKLYATYLDRIARVTPDDVQRVAQTYLIEAARTVGWYVPRNP, encoded by the coding sequence ATGGCTATACCCGAAGTGTTCTCAACGACAGGCCGCCAGGTCAAGGACTTTACCTTCGTGGAAGCTGCTGGTGGCATTGAGGCGTATCGCCTGGACACCAACGATCTGCAGGTGCTGCTGATGCCCCAGAACGTGGTGCCGGTCGTTGCCTTTATGATCACCTACCATGTAGGAAGCCGGAATGAACCTACCGGTCTGACCGGCGCCACGCACATGCTGGAGCATCTGATGTTTAAGGGAACCGAACGCTTTAATAAGACACGGGGAACGTCGGTCTTTCAGGTGTTGCAACGCGTGGGGGCTCAGGTAAATGCAACGACCTGGCTGGACCGTACGAACTACTACGCGCTGCTGCCTCGGGAGCATCTGGCACTGGCCGTTGAAATTGAGGCGGATCGCATGCGAGGTGCGTTGATACGGCCAGAAGATGTGGAGGCCGAACGTACCGTGATCCTGAATGAAATGGATCGGGGCGAAAATGATCCGCTGCGTAACCTTTATCATGCCGTCTGGAGTGTGGCCTTTGTGGCGCATCCCTATCGCCACCCTACCATTGGCTGGCGGAGCGATGTTGAGCACATGACAGCCGAGGCCCTTCGCCATTTCTACGATACCTACTACTGGCCAAACAACGCCACCGTCTCTATCATTGGCGACTTCGACCCGGAGACGGCACTGACATTAGTGCGGGAGCACTTTGGCTCTATTCCACGAGCTCCTCAACCAATTCCACCGGTGTGGACGCGCGAGCCGGTACAGCGAGGTGAACGCCGTGTAACGGTACAACAGGCCGGACAGCTCGGACTGGTCATGATCGCGTTCAAGGCGCCTGCTGGACTGGAGCCAGATGCTGATGCACTTGATGTGCTGGCTACGCTACTTTCTCAGGGACGCAACAGCCGTCTATACCGTCGGCTGACGGATGCCGGTCTGACCACTCTGGTGGTAGCCGCGAACGAACGCCATTGCGATCCCAGTCTGTTTTACGTAGTGGCTCGCCTGGCTCCCGGTAAGACGCATGCCGAGGTGGAAACAGTGCTTTTGGAGGAACTGGAGCGTGTGGCGCACGAGGGCGTTGCCGAGGAGGAAGTGGTCCGTGCCCGAGAGCAACTGACTGCGCTCGAAGCGTACGGGCGCGATGGGCCGTTTGCGATTGCGGCCCAACTCAACGAAGCCATTGCGCTGGGCGACTGGAAACTCTACGCCACCTATCTGGATCGAATCGCCCGTGTTACCCCGGACGATGTGCAGCGCGTGGCCCAGACCTACCTGATTGAAGCGGCGCGTACAGTGGGATGGTATGTTCCCCGAAACCCGTGA
- the polA gene encoding DNA polymerase I yields MQKKDQLHLFAEQEANRPPSDMQRLYLIDAMALAYRAHYVFIGRPLVNTKGQNTSAAYGFTVSLLKLIEDHGMEYMAVVFDAAGEEGTFREAIYEAYKAHREPPPDDLLTNLPWIKEIVRALDIPVIEEPGVEADDVIGTLARRAEAHGIDVVIVSPDKDFLQLLSSHISIYKPARRGEAFDLITIETFRETYGLEPPQFIDVLALMGDPSDNVPGVPGIGEKTAVQLIRQYGSVENLLAHAEEVKGKRAREGLLHHREEALLSKRLVTIRTDVPLRIRWETFHRAQPNLPRLLQLFQELEFDSLVRRLREGGLTGVADGEGERTETIEEVTEPDFDFGPYEPLQVYDPEKADYRIVRNQQQLEELIAHLRQCERLAIDTETTSTEAMWASLVGIAFSWEKGQGYYVPTPLPDGTPTETVLERLAPILQHARCKIGQHLKYDLVVLARHGVEMPPPYFDTMVAHYLIAPEEPHNLEVLARQYLRYQMVSISELIGSGRDQKSMRDVAIDEVGPYACEDTDIALQLADVLAEELDRLGLRSIAEKMEFPLIEVLADMERTGICIDRKVLREIGDQLEQELHELEAKIYEIAGVTFKIGSPQQLAEVLFQRLGLKPRARTSTGRPSTRESVLQELATQHPLPGLILDWRHLAKLKSTYVDGLEPLIHPETGRIHTTFNQTVTATGRLSSSNPNLQNIPVRTEVGREIRRAFVPRPGWKLLSADYVQIELRILAALSGDEALRRAFLEGEDIHTATAARVFKVPPEKVTPEQRRRAKMVNYGIPYGISAWGLAQRLRCSTREAQQLIEEYQRAFPGVTRFLHRVIEEARQKGYVETLLGRRRYVPSINARNRAERSMAERIAVNMPIQGTQADMIKLAMVHIYHRLQREGYQAKMLLQVHDELVFEMPPEEVEPVRQLITEEMTRALPLEGVPVEIEVGVGDNWLDAH; encoded by the coding sequence GTGCAAAAAAAGGACCAGCTCCATCTGTTTGCTGAGCAGGAAGCGAATCGGCCACCGTCCGATATGCAGCGTCTTTATCTGATCGATGCAATGGCGCTGGCCTATCGGGCGCATTATGTGTTTATTGGCCGGCCGCTGGTCAACACAAAAGGCCAGAACACTTCAGCGGCCTATGGTTTTACGGTTTCGTTGCTGAAGTTGATCGAAGACCATGGTATGGAATACATGGCCGTGGTCTTTGATGCTGCTGGGGAAGAAGGGACCTTTCGTGAAGCTATCTATGAAGCCTATAAGGCCCATCGGGAACCTCCGCCGGATGATCTGCTGACCAATCTGCCCTGGATCAAGGAGATTGTGCGGGCGCTGGACATTCCGGTTATCGAGGAGCCTGGTGTGGAAGCAGATGATGTGATCGGTACGCTGGCGCGGCGGGCCGAAGCGCATGGCATTGATGTGGTGATCGTCTCGCCCGACAAAGACTTCCTGCAACTGCTAAGCTCCCATATCTCCATTTATAAGCCTGCACGACGCGGGGAAGCCTTCGACCTGATTACGATCGAGACGTTTCGCGAGACCTATGGCCTGGAGCCTCCACAGTTCATCGACGTGCTGGCGCTTATGGGTGATCCGAGCGATAACGTGCCCGGGGTGCCTGGCATTGGTGAAAAAACGGCTGTTCAGCTTATCCGCCAGTATGGTTCGGTAGAAAACCTGCTGGCTCATGCCGAGGAGGTGAAGGGAAAACGAGCCCGCGAAGGATTGCTGCATCACCGCGAGGAAGCGCTGCTGTCCAAACGGCTGGTTACGATCCGGACCGATGTGCCGCTACGTATCCGCTGGGAGACGTTCCATCGGGCGCAGCCCAATCTGCCTCGTCTCTTGCAGCTTTTCCAGGAGCTGGAATTCGATTCGCTGGTGCGACGCCTCCGGGAAGGAGGGCTGACGGGCGTGGCAGACGGTGAAGGAGAACGGACCGAAACCATCGAGGAGGTGACCGAGCCGGATTTCGATTTTGGTCCCTACGAGCCGCTTCAGGTCTATGATCCGGAAAAGGCAGACTACCGGATTGTGCGTAATCAGCAACAGCTGGAGGAGTTGATTGCGCATCTGAGGCAATGTGAGCGGCTGGCGATCGACACAGAGACAACCTCGACCGAGGCCATGTGGGCCTCGCTGGTAGGGATTGCATTTTCCTGGGAAAAAGGCCAGGGCTATTACGTGCCGACGCCGCTGCCCGATGGGACGCCAACGGAAACCGTTCTCGAACGGTTGGCGCCGATTCTTCAGCATGCTCGCTGTAAGATCGGACAACATCTGAAATACGATCTGGTCGTACTGGCCCGCCATGGCGTGGAAATGCCGCCGCCCTACTTTGACACCATGGTGGCCCACTATCTGATTGCGCCTGAAGAGCCACACAACCTGGAGGTGCTGGCCCGCCAGTATCTGCGCTATCAGATGGTTTCGATTTCGGAGCTGATTGGCTCGGGCCGGGACCAGAAGTCCATGCGTGATGTAGCGATTGATGAAGTCGGACCGTATGCCTGTGAGGATACCGATATCGCGCTACAGCTGGCAGACGTGCTGGCCGAAGAGCTGGACCGGCTCGGGCTTCGGTCTATCGCTGAAAAGATGGAATTTCCGCTCATTGAGGTGCTGGCCGACATGGAGCGAACGGGCATCTGCATTGATCGCAAGGTGCTTCGAGAAATCGGCGACCAGCTTGAGCAAGAACTTCATGAACTGGAAGCGAAGATCTACGAAATCGCTGGCGTTACCTTCAAGATCGGCTCGCCACAGCAACTGGCCGAAGTGTTGTTCCAGCGGCTGGGACTGAAGCCCCGGGCGCGAACCAGCACCGGTCGACCTTCTACTCGAGAAAGCGTGCTACAGGAACTGGCGACCCAGCATCCGCTTCCAGGCCTGATCCTTGACTGGCGACACCTGGCCAAGCTCAAAAGTACCTATGTCGATGGGCTTGAGCCGCTCATTCATCCGGAAACCGGCCGTATCCATACCACCTTCAATCAGACCGTGACAGCCACCGGACGGCTTTCGTCCAGTAATCCAAATTTGCAGAACATTCCGGTGCGCACCGAGGTGGGACGTGAAATCCGCCGCGCTTTTGTACCCCGTCCGGGCTGGAAACTACTTTCGGCCGACTATGTGCAGATCGAGCTGCGCATTCTGGCCGCTCTGAGTGGTGACGAAGCACTACGCCGGGCCTTTCTGGAAGGCGAGGATATCCACACGGCAACCGCTGCCCGGGTCTTCAAGGTGCCTCCCGAAAAAGTGACTCCCGAACAGCGCCGACGCGCCAAAATGGTCAACTATGGGATTCCCTATGGCATTTCGGCCTGGGGACTGGCCCAGCGGCTGCGGTGCTCGACGCGTGAGGCCCAGCAGCTCATTGAAGAATATCAGCGGGCTTTTCCGGGCGTGACTCGCTTTCTGCATCGCGTGATCGAAGAAGCTCGCCAGAAAGGCTACGTCGAAACGCTGCTGGGACGCCGTCGCTATGTACCCAGCATCAATGCCCGGAATCGGGCAGAACGCTCCATGGCCGAGCGTATCGCTGTCAACATGCCCATCCAGGGCACACAGGCCGATATGATCAAGCTGGCCATGGTGCACATTTACCACCGACTCCAGCGAGAAGGCTACCAGGCCAAAATGCTGCTGCAGGTGCATGACGAGCTGGTCTTCGAAATGCCACCCGAAGAAGTCGAACCAGTGCGTCAGTTGATTACAGAAGAGATGACCCGGGCGCTTCCGCTCGAAGGAGTCCCTGTTGAAATAGAGGTCGGCGTGGGCGATAACTGGCTGGATGCCCACTGA
- the rfbB gene encoding dTDP-glucose 4,6-dehydratase, translated as MSRQTPPVIHKPEVVLVTGGAGFIGSNFLLYMVPRYPSVQFINLDSLTYAGNLLNLRDIEEAPNYRFVRGDVADAPLVERLFREYGITTVVHLAAESHVDRSIMTPLSFVLTNTVGTVTLLEAARKAWGNHADPERFRFYHISTDEVFGSLGPEGYFTESTPYNPRSPYAASKAASDHFVRAYWHTYGLPVVLSNCSNNYGPYQFPEKLIPLVLLNALENRPIPIYGKGENVRDWLYVRDHCTAIERILFSGQPGQTYLVSAGCERKNLELVRQLLDLIDEALGRPIGQSRQLITFVKDRPGHDFRYALDASRLRQELGWEPAYTLEEGLRETVHWYLTHRDWLEAVTDASYRSYYEKQYVLR; from the coding sequence ATGTCGCGGCAAACACCACCTGTTATCCATAAGCCGGAGGTCGTTCTGGTGACCGGAGGAGCCGGCTTTATTGGGTCGAATTTTCTACTGTACATGGTGCCCCGCTATCCCTCTGTGCAGTTCATTAACCTGGACAGCCTGACCTACGCGGGCAACCTGCTCAACCTGCGGGATATCGAAGAGGCCCCGAATTATCGGTTCGTGCGGGGCGATGTAGCCGACGCGCCCCTGGTGGAGCGGCTGTTTCGGGAGTATGGTATTACGACGGTAGTACATCTGGCTGCTGAAAGCCATGTAGATCGCTCCATCATGACGCCCCTGTCGTTCGTGCTTACGAATACGGTGGGGACGGTCACCCTGCTCGAAGCGGCTCGTAAGGCATGGGGTAACCATGCCGACCCCGAACGCTTTCGCTTCTATCATATCTCCACCGACGAAGTGTTCGGCAGTCTGGGACCAGAGGGCTACTTTACCGAATCGACTCCTTACAACCCACGCTCGCCGTATGCCGCCTCCAAGGCTGCCAGCGATCACTTCGTGCGGGCTTACTGGCACACCTATGGTCTGCCCGTGGTCCTGTCGAACTGCTCGAATAATTACGGGCCTTACCAGTTTCCTGAAAAACTCATCCCCCTGGTTCTCCTGAATGCCCTGGAGAACCGCCCCATCCCGATTTATGGAAAAGGCGAAAATGTCCGCGACTGGCTTTACGTGCGCGACCACTGCACAGCGATCGAACGCATTCTGTTTTCTGGACAGCCGGGCCAGACCTATCTGGTCAGTGCAGGTTGTGAGCGCAAGAACCTGGAGCTGGTCCGGCAATTGCTGGATCTGATTGACGAAGCGCTGGGACGGCCGATAGGACAATCACGCCAGCTCATCACCTTTGTCAAGGATCGTCCCGGACACGACTTTCGCTATGCGCTGGATGCTTCCCGGTTGCGTCAGGAGCTGGGCTGGGAACCGGCCTATACGCTCGAGGAAGGGCTGCGTGAAACCGTCCACTGGTATCTGACGCACCGGGACTGGCTGGAAGCTGTCACGGACGCTTCTTACCGTTCGTATTACGAAAAACAGTATGTTTTGCGTTAA
- a CDS encoding sugar phosphate nucleotidyltransferase, which yields MSRPLKGIVLAGGTGSRLYPLTKVTNKHLLPVGRYPMIYHPLIRMRRVGIREVAVVTSPEHMGDVVNLLGSGRDFGLDLTYRVQDEPGGIAQAIGLCERFIDGDPFLVILGDNILSEDLHDEVAAYQEQLRRHGGGARVLLKEVPDPERYGVPRIEGDRIVEIIEKPARPPSRYAVTGIYFYDAYAFEVIRHLKPSARGELEVSDVSNAYIARGQLSYGILQGWWGDAGTIEGWHEANRLARDLVYEELENFRNNRR from the coding sequence ATGAGCCGTCCACTCAAGGGTATCGTATTGGCTGGCGGGACCGGCAGCCGCCTCTACCCGTTGACCAAGGTTACCAACAAACACCTGCTTCCCGTCGGTCGCTATCCCATGATCTATCATCCATTGATCCGGATGCGCCGCGTAGGCATCCGTGAGGTGGCCGTCGTCACCAGCCCCGAACACATGGGCGACGTGGTCAACCTGCTGGGCAGCGGCCGTGATTTCGGCCTGGATCTGACCTATCGCGTGCAGGATGAGCCGGGCGGCATTGCCCAGGCTATCGGACTGTGCGAACGCTTTATCGACGGCGACCCGTTTCTGGTCATTCTCGGCGATAATATTCTCTCGGAAGACCTGCACGATGAGGTGGCTGCCTACCAGGAACAGCTTCGACGCCACGGGGGCGGTGCCCGCGTTCTACTCAAGGAAGTACCTGATCCGGAGCGCTACGGCGTCCCCCGCATCGAAGGCGATCGCATCGTCGAAATCATCGAAAAACCAGCCCGCCCCCCCAGTCGCTATGCCGTTACAGGCATCTACTTCTACGATGCCTATGCTTTCGAAGTGATCCGTCACCTCAAACCCAGCGCCCGTGGCGAACTGGAAGTAAGTGACGTAAGCAATGCCTACATTGCCCGCGGTCAGCTCTCCTATGGCATCCTGCAAGGCTGGTGGGGGGATGCCGGCACCATCGAAGGCTGGCATGAAGCCAACCGACTGGCCCGTGATCTGGTGTACGAAGAGCTGGAAAACTTTCGCAATAACCGGCGATGA
- a CDS encoding dTDP-4-dehydrorhamnose 3,5-epimerase family protein — translation MNWKEGPIEGVIVRPLKRYEDTRGWLAEFFRQDELDPSVYPVMGYVSLTHPGITRGPHEHREQTDLFVFFHGRLRMYLWDARSDSPTYGYRQVLDVGEAHPVTVLVPPGVVHAYRNIGDRPALLVNCPNRLYAGWGRQEPVDEIRHENRPDHPFHMD, via the coding sequence ATGAACTGGAAGGAAGGTCCGATTGAAGGCGTGATCGTTCGGCCCCTTAAACGCTACGAAGACACACGGGGCTGGCTGGCCGAGTTTTTTCGCCAGGATGAACTGGATCCTTCCGTCTATCCCGTCATGGGCTACGTCTCGCTCACTCATCCTGGCATCACGCGTGGCCCTCACGAACACCGCGAGCAGACCGACCTGTTTGTGTTTTTCCATGGTCGGCTCCGCATGTATCTCTGGGATGCCCGATCCGATTCCCCCACTTATGGCTATCGCCAGGTCCTTGACGTGGGCGAGGCCCATCCAGTAACCGTGCTGGTGCCACCCGGGGTGGTCCATGCCTATCGGAATATCGGCGACAGACCGGCGTTGCTGGTCAACTGTCCCAACCGCCTGTATGCCGGCTGGGGCCGCCAGGAACCTGTTGATGAAATCCGCCACGAAAATCGCCCCGATCATCCCTTCCATATGGACTGA
- a CDS encoding HAD hydrolase-like protein — protein MYLLLFDIDGTLIRTHGLGRQTMENALSAWLGRPVTTQGVDFAGRTDPAILLDILTVSGLPEHVARHLLPEALAVYSQAMLRRLRTEHLEVLPGVTMLLEELCEWPDVYLGLVTGNLRSVAFHKLSLAGLAGYFGEGAFGCDHANRNELPPIAVKRVREATGYPFTGAETIIIGDTPHDIACARHAGASVVAVCTGGYTRDALATYRPDLLLEDLSNPEPFFEWLSAQRALSGKAS, from the coding sequence GTGTATCTGCTGCTGTTCGACATCGACGGGACCCTGATCCGCACCCACGGTCTGGGACGCCAGACCATGGAAAACGCCCTGTCAGCGTGGCTGGGACGGCCTGTAACAACTCAGGGCGTTGATTTTGCCGGTCGTACAGATCCGGCTATTCTACTGGATATTCTGACAGTTAGTGGCCTGCCCGAACACGTGGCGCGCCATCTACTGCCTGAAGCTCTGGCGGTTTACAGCCAGGCGATGCTCCGGCGGCTTCGCACAGAACACCTTGAGGTATTGCCCGGGGTCACGATGCTACTGGAAGAACTGTGCGAGTGGCCCGACGTCTATCTGGGCCTGGTGACAGGCAACCTGCGTTCAGTGGCCTTCCACAAGTTATCCCTGGCAGGCCTGGCCGGCTACTTTGGTGAAGGAGCTTTCGGATGCGACCATGCCAACCGCAACGAACTCCCACCGATCGCTGTCAAGCGAGTTCGGGAAGCTACAGGCTATCCATTTACCGGCGCCGAAACCATCATCATTGGCGACACCCCTCATGATATAGCCTGTGCCCGACATGCGGGTGCCTCCGTGGTTGCTGTCTGCACCGGAGGCTATACGCGAGATGCGCTGGCGACCTATCGGCCCGACCTGCTGCTGGAAGACCTGAGTAATCCGGAGCCTTTTTTCGAATGGCTGAGCGCACAACGTGCCCTTTCAGGCAAAGCGTCGTAG
- a CDS encoding fructosamine kinase family protein has product MTLPAELLKALTAVFRCSVRHIAPVGGGCIARACRLETDRGVYFLKWGPAEVAHTFKAEAVGLRALRAAKSPLVIPEVVALGEAQSDRPGFLVLEWIEPGRPGPHFWEHFGEGLAHLHQVQGPRYGFTQDNFIGRMPQENAWEDDWPTFFWQHRLAPQVRWARQQGHWERDWDRWLERLEKRLPELLPARPPASLLHGDLWSGNFMVTFDGRAALIDPAVYYGDRETDLAMTELFGGFDTRFYAAYRAAWPLEPGYEERRELYNLYHLINHLNLFGGSYAAGVARTLRRFA; this is encoded by the coding sequence ATGACGTTGCCCGCGGAGCTCCTGAAGGCCCTGACGGCGGTGTTTAGGTGCTCGGTGCGGCACATAGCGCCTGTGGGTGGAGGCTGCATTGCCCGGGCGTGTCGTCTGGAGACGGATCGTGGGGTTTACTTTTTAAAGTGGGGGCCTGCTGAGGTAGCTCATACGTTTAAGGCTGAAGCGGTCGGGTTGCGTGCGCTACGTGCGGCTAAAAGCCCTCTGGTAATTCCGGAGGTTGTGGCGTTGGGCGAAGCGCAGTCGGATCGCCCCGGCTTTCTGGTGCTGGAGTGGATCGAGCCCGGCCGGCCGGGGCCGCACTTCTGGGAGCACTTTGGCGAAGGGCTGGCCCACCTGCACCAAGTGCAGGGGCCACGTTACGGTTTCACGCAGGACAACTTTATCGGGCGTATGCCTCAAGAGAACGCATGGGAGGATGACTGGCCGACGTTTTTCTGGCAGCATCGCCTTGCACCGCAGGTACGTTGGGCGCGTCAGCAGGGACACTGGGAGCGTGACTGGGATCGATGGCTGGAACGGCTGGAAAAACGACTTCCCGAATTGCTACCGGCCCGCCCGCCGGCTTCGCTGCTGCACGGTGATCTGTGGAGTGGTAATTTCATGGTGACGTTCGACGGACGCGCTGCCCTGATTGATCCAGCTGTTTACTATGGGGATCGGGAAACCGATCTGGCAATGACCGAACTGTTCGGAGGCTTTGATACGCGTTTTTATGCCGCTTATCGTGCAGCCTGGCCCCTCGAACCCGGGTACGAAGAGCGCCGTGAGCTGTATAACCTGTACCACCTGATTAACCACCTCAATCTATTCGGCGGTAGCTATGCGGCTGGCGTTGCGCGGACGCTACGACGCTTTGCCTGA